A DNA window from Pseudodesulfovibrio thermohalotolerans contains the following coding sequences:
- the rplJ gene encoding 50S ribosomal protein L10 — protein sequence MNRQEKAQIIEQLHEKASRASIAVVTDFKGMTVEEMTQLRSKCYEVGVDYQVVKNTLARLALNDTDHGVLSEHLKENCAIALGYEDPVALAKALSDYAKTNKKFAMRFGTLEGQFLDSDAVKELAKMPSKPELLSSLLGTMQAVPRNFVCLFANIERKFLYALTAIKEQKEAA from the coding sequence ATGAACAGGCAAGAAAAAGCCCAAATCATCGAGCAGCTGCACGAAAAAGCTTCGCGCGCCAGCATCGCCGTCGTCACCGACTTCAAGGGCATGACCGTTGAGGAAATGACCCAGTTGCGCTCCAAGTGCTACGAAGTCGGCGTCGATTACCAAGTCGTCAAGAATACCCTGGCCCGGTTGGCTCTCAATGACACCGATCATGGTGTATTGAGCGAACACCTTAAAGAGAACTGCGCCATTGCGCTCGGGTACGAAGATCCCGTTGCCCTTGCCAAGGCGCTGTCCGATTACGCCAAGACGAACAAAAAGTTCGCCATGCGTTTCGGTACCCTCGAAGGCCAATTTCTTGACAGCGACGCCGTGAAGGAACTCGCCAAGATGCCCAGCAAGCCTGAGCTCTTGAGTTCCCTCCTCGGCACGATGCAGGCCGTACCTCGCAATTTCGTCTGTCTGTTCGCCAACATCGAGCGCAAATTCCTGTATGCCTTGACCGCCATCAAGGAACAGAAGGAAGCCGCGTAA
- the rplL gene encoding 50S ribosomal protein L7/L12, translating to MADITKEQVVEFIGNMTVLELSEFIKELEDVFGVEAAAPAAAVIAAPAAGGEAAAEEEKTEFDVVLTSAGGNKIAVIKAVRAITGLGLKEAKALVDEAPKALKEGVSKDEADEAAKQLQEAGAEVEVK from the coding sequence ATGGCTGATATCACCAAAGAGCAGGTTGTCGAATTCATCGGCAACATGACCGTCCTGGAACTTTCCGAATTCATCAAGGAACTCGAAGACGTGTTCGGCGTTGAGGCTGCTGCCCCCGCCGCTGCCGTCATCGCCGCTCCGGCCGCCGGTGGCGAAGCCGCCGCCGAGGAAGAGAAGACCGAGTTCGACGTTGTCCTGACCTCCGCCGGCGGCAACAAGATCGCCGTCATCAAGGCTGTCCGCGCCATCACCGGCCTGGGCCTGAAGGAAGCCAAGGCTCTGGTCGACGAAGCTCCGAAGGCCCTGAAGGAAGGCGTCTCCAAGGATGAGGCCGACGAGGCTGCCAAGCAGCTGCAGGAAGCCGGCGCCGAAGTTGAAGTCAAGTAA